The following coding sequences are from one Rathayibacter sp. VKM Ac-2760 window:
- a CDS encoding helix-turn-helix transcriptional regulator — MDDSSGEVVRSDIGGRDFEEARALLEGVYNGHRFSIEPGADFSYRYTSVGDADVTLRGSQFAGSIEGRIQTEGEYVVSWLTAGEGVTDLDGEPMRHVYGRPAIFLTGRPNAFEFHDYRQNLIHFDGRYLERIAQEVEGTAGGPLLFDTTVRPEGEALRRWSATVAAVARVIYDVDSPALLRREANRAVAVALLEAFPHDSLGAPSDLAVPRSGRLRTAIEFMYAHAHEPISTETIAEAAGVGLRTLQSEFRREFGFTAVDYLRRIRLNAVHKELRAGQPGEVGVAEVARRWGFAHLGRFSASYAHRFGERPSTTLDS, encoded by the coding sequence ATGGACGACTCGAGCGGCGAGGTGGTCCGCTCCGACATCGGCGGGCGGGACTTCGAAGAGGCGCGCGCCCTGCTCGAGGGCGTGTACAACGGGCACCGCTTCAGCATCGAGCCGGGCGCCGACTTCTCCTACCGCTACACCTCCGTCGGCGACGCCGACGTCACCCTGCGCGGCAGCCAGTTCGCCGGCTCGATCGAGGGGCGCATCCAGACCGAGGGCGAGTACGTCGTCTCCTGGCTCACGGCCGGTGAGGGCGTCACCGACCTCGACGGGGAGCCGATGCGGCACGTCTACGGGCGGCCCGCGATCTTCCTGACCGGCCGGCCGAACGCCTTCGAGTTCCACGACTACCGGCAGAACCTCATCCACTTCGACGGCCGCTACCTCGAGCGCATCGCGCAGGAGGTGGAGGGCACGGCGGGCGGGCCGCTGCTGTTCGACACCACGGTGCGACCGGAGGGGGAGGCGCTGCGCCGCTGGTCGGCGACGGTCGCCGCGGTCGCGCGCGTGATCTACGACGTCGACAGCCCGGCCCTGCTGCGGCGCGAGGCCAATCGCGCCGTCGCGGTCGCACTGCTCGAGGCGTTCCCGCACGACTCGCTCGGCGCGCCGAGCGACCTCGCGGTCCCCCGCAGCGGCCGCCTCCGGACCGCGATCGAATTCATGTACGCGCACGCGCACGAGCCGATCAGCACCGAGACGATCGCGGAGGCGGCCGGCGTGGGTCTGCGCACCCTGCAGAGCGAGTTCCGGCGCGAGTTCGGCTTCACCGCCGTCGACTACCTGCGGCGGATCCGCCTCAACGCCGTGCACAAGGAGCTGCGGGCCGGCCAGCCGGGCGAGGTCGGCGTCGCCGAGGTGGCGCGGCGCTGGGGCTTCGCGCACCTGGGCCGCTTCTCGGCCTCGTACGCGCACCGCTTCGGCGAGCGGCCGAGCACGACGCTCGACTCCTGA